A stretch of Gossypium hirsutum isolate 1008001.06 chromosome A06, Gossypium_hirsutum_v2.1, whole genome shotgun sequence DNA encodes these proteins:
- the LOC107930548 gene encoding branched-chain amino acid aminotransferase 2, chloroplastic isoform X1 → MFNVQLSFTNTTIFQFSSSFMAQHHLQLAATSSHGWLRATPSDAHSEASADKRWDSLAFNPVKTDYIYVMKSCKDGSFSNGGLRQYGNIEISPSAAVLNYGQGIIENLKAYKNKNGSIILFRVEENGLRMRVGADRMCMPAPTIEQFVEAVTSTVSANERWVPPSNKGFLHVQPLLMGNGPVLSLIPAPEFIFLIYVTPVRNYFEGGLKPINVVVENDIHRATLGGVGNIKAIGNYAGIMKAQAKAKANGFSDVLYLDSIHNRYLEEFSTANVFIVKDNTISTPVLGRTILPGITRKSIIEIAHRQGFKVEERLVPVEELFDADEVFCCGNAVCVLPVGSITLNGKRVDYGESGFVVSQQLYSALANIQMGLIEDKMGWTTLLN, encoded by the exons ATGTTTAATGTTCAATTGAGCTTTACAAACACTACAATTTTCCAATTCTCTTCTTCTTTCATG GCTCAACATCATCTTCAATTGGCTGCTACATCTTCACATGGTTGGCTTCGAGCCACTCCATCAGATGCTCATAG TGAAGCATCAGCGGACAAAAGATGGGATAGCCTTGCATTCAATCCTGTGAAAACAGACTATATTTATGTAATGAAAAGTTGTAAAGATGGAAGCTTTTCAAATGGTGGTTTAAGACAATATGGGAACATTGAGATTAGTCCATCAGCTGCTGTCTTGAATTATGGACAG GGGATTATTGAGAATTTGAAAGCATACAAGAACAAAAATGGTTCGATTATACTTTTTCGAGTCGAGGAAAATGGATTGCGAATGAGGGTTGGTGCAGATCGAATGTGTATGCCTGCACCGACTATCGAACAGTTTGTGGAAGCTGTAACGAGTACTGTATCGGCGAATGAACGATGG GTTCCTCCTTCCAATAAAGGCTTTTTACACGTTCAACCGCTACTTATGGGGAATGGACCTGTTCTTAGTCTTATACCGGCACCCGAATTCATCTTTTTGATCTATGTTACACCAGTTAGGAACTATTTTGAG GGTGGTTTGAAGCCGATTAATGTGGTGGTCGAAAACGATATACATCGTGCAACCCTTGGAGGAGTTGGAAACATAAAAGCTATAGGGAATTACGCCGGG atTATGAAGGCACAGGCTAAAGCTAAAGCAAATGGTTTCTCTGATGTTCTGTATCTCGACTCCATTCATAATCGATATCTCGAAGAGTTCTCAACCGCTAATGTTTTTATCGTAAAG GATAATACCATCTCCACACCTGTTCTAGGAAGAACAATTCTTCCTGGCATTACAAGAAAAAGTATTATAGAAATTGCTCACCGCCAAGGTTTCAAG GTTGAGGAACGACTCGTGCCGGTTGAGGAATTGTTTGATGCCGACGAAGTCTTTTGTTGTGGGAATGCTGTATGCGTATTGCCTGTTGGCAGCATTACTCTCAATGGGAAAAG GGTGGATTATGGAGAGAGTGGATTTGTGGTATCTCAACAACTATACTCAGCACTTGCAAATATACAGATGGGTCTTATAGAAGATAAAATGGGTTGGACTACATTGTTAAACTAG
- the LOC107930548 gene encoding branched-chain-amino-acid aminotransferase 3, chloroplastic isoform X2: MKSCKDGSFSNGGLRQYGNIEISPSAAVLNYGQGIIENLKAYKNKNGSIILFRVEENGLRMRVGADRMCMPAPTIEQFVEAVTSTVSANERWVPPSNKGFLHVQPLLMGNGPVLSLIPAPEFIFLIYVTPVRNYFEGGLKPINVVVENDIHRATLGGVGNIKAIGNYAGIMKAQAKAKANGFSDVLYLDSIHNRYLEEFSTANVFIVKDNTISTPVLGRTILPGITRKSIIEIAHRQGFKVEERLVPVEELFDADEVFCCGNAVCVLPVGSITLNGKRVDYGESGFVVSQQLYSALANIQMGLIEDKMGWTTLLN, encoded by the exons ATGAAAAGTTGTAAAGATGGAAGCTTTTCAAATGGTGGTTTAAGACAATATGGGAACATTGAGATTAGTCCATCAGCTGCTGTCTTGAATTATGGACAG GGGATTATTGAGAATTTGAAAGCATACAAGAACAAAAATGGTTCGATTATACTTTTTCGAGTCGAGGAAAATGGATTGCGAATGAGGGTTGGTGCAGATCGAATGTGTATGCCTGCACCGACTATCGAACAGTTTGTGGAAGCTGTAACGAGTACTGTATCGGCGAATGAACGATGG GTTCCTCCTTCCAATAAAGGCTTTTTACACGTTCAACCGCTACTTATGGGGAATGGACCTGTTCTTAGTCTTATACCGGCACCCGAATTCATCTTTTTGATCTATGTTACACCAGTTAGGAACTATTTTGAG GGTGGTTTGAAGCCGATTAATGTGGTGGTCGAAAACGATATACATCGTGCAACCCTTGGAGGAGTTGGAAACATAAAAGCTATAGGGAATTACGCCGGG atTATGAAGGCACAGGCTAAAGCTAAAGCAAATGGTTTCTCTGATGTTCTGTATCTCGACTCCATTCATAATCGATATCTCGAAGAGTTCTCAACCGCTAATGTTTTTATCGTAAAG GATAATACCATCTCCACACCTGTTCTAGGAAGAACAATTCTTCCTGGCATTACAAGAAAAAGTATTATAGAAATTGCTCACCGCCAAGGTTTCAAG GTTGAGGAACGACTCGTGCCGGTTGAGGAATTGTTTGATGCCGACGAAGTCTTTTGTTGTGGGAATGCTGTATGCGTATTGCCTGTTGGCAGCATTACTCTCAATGGGAAAAG GGTGGATTATGGAGAGAGTGGATTTGTGGTATCTCAACAACTATACTCAGCACTTGCAAATATACAGATGGGTCTTATAGAAGATAAAATGGGTTGGACTACATTGTTAAACTAG